A single region of the Brachypodium distachyon strain Bd21 chromosome 3, Brachypodium_distachyon_v3.0, whole genome shotgun sequence genome encodes:
- the LOC100835130 gene encoding dnaJ homolog subfamily B member 1 yields the protein MDYYNILKVNRNATLEDLKKSYRRLARTWHPDKNPTGGTEAEAKFKQITEAYEVLSDPEKRAIYDQYGEEGLKGMPPPGSQSRTSTAAGPSGPSNFRYNPSDPDDFFAEFMASSKPYSFDQDRGRFHQTHWTSARNGRSEASSGSQKEPSTSTSQLEKPPPVEKTLLCTLEELYNGTKKKMKITRNVPKPDGRLEVETEVLLVEVLPGWKRGTKMTFPSKGDRLHGYLPQDITFVIDVKPHDIYTLEGNNLLVSQEIPLVDALAGTTINLKTLDGRSLPVRVEEVVRPGQEIVIENEGWPIRKEPGKKGSLRIRFDVTFPTRLSSSQRAAIRRIMGS from the exons ATGGACTACTACAACATCCTCAAGGTGAACCGCAATGCCACCTTGGAGGACCTCAAGAAATCGTACCGGCGGCTCGCGAGGACGTGGCACCCTGACAAGAACCCGACTGGTGGCACCGAGGCTGAGGCCAAGTTCAAACAGATAACCGAGGCCTATGAG GTATTAAGTGATCCAGAAAAGCGTGCAATCTATGACCAATATGGTGAAGAAGGTTTAAAGGGAATGCCTCCACCGGGTTCGCAAAGCCGAACCTCCACAGCTGCTGGCCCAAGTGGTCCAAGTAATTTCCGGTACAATCCTAGTGATCCAGATGATTtctttgccgagttcatggcAAGCAGCAAGCCATACTCCTTTGACCAAGACCGAGGGCGCTTTCATCAAACACACTGGACCTCAGCAAGAAACGGTCGAAGTGAAGCTTCTTCCGGTTCACAGAAGGAGCCCAGTACCAGTACAAGTCAGCTAGAAAAGCCACCGCCTGTAGAGAAAACATTACTATGCACTCTTGAAGAGTTGTATAAtggaacaaaaaagaagatgaagatcaCTAGGAATGTTCCAAAACCTGATGG AAGGCTAGAAGTTGAGACAGAGGTCTTACTGGTTGAGGTTTTGCCAGGCTGGAAAAGGGGAACAAAGATGACATTTCCCAGCAAGGGCGACAGGCTGCACGGCTATTTGCCACAGGACATAACCTTTGTCATCGACGTGAAACCCCATGACATCTACACTCTGGAAGGGAACAACCTCCTAGTAAGCCAGGAGATCCCTCTGGTGGATGCTCTTGCCGGGACAACCATAAACCTCAAGACCCTCGACGGCAGGAGCCTTCCAGTCAGGGTGGAGGAAGTGGTGCGCCCTGGGCAGGAGATAGTGATCGAGAACGAAGGTTGGCCGATCAGGAAGGAGCCAGGGAAGAAGGGGAGCTTGAGGATCAGGTTTGATGTGACCTTTCCGACAAGGCTATCGTCGTCGCAGCGAGCTGCCATAAGGCGGATCATGGGAAGCTAA